Proteins encoded in a region of the Zea mays cultivar B73 chromosome 2, Zm-B73-REFERENCE-NAM-5.0, whole genome shotgun sequence genome:
- the LOC103646000 gene encoding glutathione S-transferase T3-like gives MVYNVVPLEASHIIMFCTGTMDSGYYTNLLVNGIEESQATRSDVRIQHGHATTKSSQGRSKNFRDEEDILLVSAWLNVGMDPIQGVDQTHGTLWRRIHEYFNANKKFDSNRSEVSLMNRWSGIQHDVNLFCGCLSRVEARNHSGWSIDDKIANACVMFKVEDPKDKKFSYLHCWKILKDKTKWMDRRKEIGSAKKSATKKQKTTTNSSPASVANAIVVDAPLGGADHDEPSCRPDGKKKEKQKLRQRSSMEVVDYLIAKKKDSDLEKDLKKEERCNKAFALQEERIKLDKEKFAFQRQLEEDRIIGLDLSTMNYKQQQYYEDRQNEILARRFNI, from the exons ATGGTATATAATGTTGTCCCTTTAGAAGCGTCACATATAATTATGTTTTGCACAGGTACCATGGATTCTGGGTATTACACAAATCTCCTAGTTAATGGTATTGAAGAATCTCAAGCAACTCGTAGTGATGTAAGAATCCAGCATGGTCATGCAACAACCAAGAGTTCTCAGGGTAGAAGCAAAAATTTTAGAGATGAGGAGGACATTCTTCTTGTGTCAGCTTGGCTGAATGTGGGCATGGATCCTATTCAAGGAGTTGATCAAACACATGGCACACTATGGAGAAGGATACATGAATATTTCAATGCAAACAAGAAGTTTGACTCAAATCGTTCTGAAGTATCTTTAATGAATCGTTGGTCCGGTATACAACATGATGTGAATCTGTTTTGTGGATGTCTGTCTAGGGTTGAGGCTAGGAATCACAGTGGTTGGTCAATTGATGACAAG ATCGCAAATGCATGTGTAATGTTCAAGGTCGAAGACCCAAAGGATAAGAAGTTTTCATACCTGCATTGCTGGAAAATCTTGAAGGACAAGACCAAGTGGATGGATAGGCGGAAGGAAATTGGAAGTGCAAAAAAATCAGCCACTAAGAAACAGAAGACAACGACAAATTCTTCTCCAGCATCAGTTGCAAATGCAATTGTCGTAGATGCCCCTCTTGGGGGTGCTGATCATGATGAACCATCATGCAGACCCGACGGTAAGAAGAAGGAGAAACAAAAGCTACGACAACGTTCGTCCATGGAAGTTGTAGACTATCTAATTGCAAAGAAGAAAGATTCTGACCTTGAAAAGGACTTGAAGAAAGAGGAGAGGTGCAATAAAGCCTTTGCTCTACAAGAAGAAAGGATCAAATTGGACAAAGAAAAGTTTGCGTTCCAAAGACAGCTCGAAGAGGACAGAATAATTGGTTTGGACCTTAGCACCATGAACTATAAACAACAGCAGTATTATGAAGATCGTCAGAacgagattcttgcaagacgtttcAATATCTAG